The following are encoded in a window of Lactobacillus intestinalis genomic DNA:
- a CDS encoding DegV family protein, with protein MEEIKLILDSSSNQETNPAKNIQIVPLTISFNGKEYRDDQNLNIKDFLEDMSNNNVAGKSSCPSIQEWLDALKGTKRAIILTLTSGMSGSYSSALQAKAMYEEKNPTSKVIVVDTRSAGPELTVILHGIEDMIKGKVRFVDLEEKIAQYRTQTHLLFVLQSLHNLALNGRVSNAVAKVAGMLNIKIVGTASKDGKLEPLGKVRGMKRAIKDLVKKMKEMNYQGGEVIIDHCENQKDADTLKAKILELFPDAKVTVRPMRGLCSFYAEEGGLMVGFHE; from the coding sequence ATGGAAGAAATAAAATTAATTTTAGATTCAAGCTCTAATCAAGAAACTAATCCTGCTAAAAATATACAAATTGTGCCACTCACTATTTCATTTAATGGTAAAGAGTACCGAGATGATCAAAACTTAAATATCAAGGACTTTTTAGAGGATATGTCCAATAATAATGTGGCCGGGAAAAGTTCGTGCCCAAGCATTCAAGAATGGCTAGATGCTTTAAAGGGGACTAAAAGAGCTATTATTCTTACATTAACTAGTGGAATGAGTGGAAGCTACTCATCAGCTTTACAAGCTAAGGCAATGTATGAGGAAAAGAATCCTACTAGTAAAGTAATCGTGGTCGATACAAGATCAGCTGGCCCAGAGTTAACGGTTATTTTACATGGGATTGAAGATATGATCAAAGGTAAAGTTCGATTTGTCGATTTAGAAGAAAAAATTGCCCAATATCGTACCCAAACCCATCTTTTATTTGTATTACAATCGCTTCATAATTTAGCTCTTAATGGTCGCGTTTCTAATGCAGTTGCTAAAGTGGCCGGCATGTTAAATATTAAAATCGTCGGTACTGCTAGTAAAGATGGAAAACTAGAACCTCTTGGTAAAGTTCGAGGGATGAAACGAGCAATTAAAGATCTCGTGAAAAAGATGAAGGAAATGAATTACCAGGGTGGCGAGGTAATTATTGACCATTGCGAAAATCAAAAAGATGCTGATACATTGAAAGCTAAAATCTTAGAGCTCTTTCCAGATGCAAAAGTTACTGTTCGACCAATGAGAGGCTTATGTAGTTTTTATGCAGAAGAGGGCGGCTTAATGGTTGGTTTTCACGAATAA
- a CDS encoding phosphatase PAP2 family protein, whose amino-acid sequence MLIYAVKNSRRFNLYDHWLHHKLVHKRDGFKWQVIAFLNDPKLMVVWAVLLASLLINEERNITALWVLATLGFTDLVGIILKKSVHRQRPYKHSALEDGYSFPSGHVLGATTMALILLQLFGKELGSGFTIGLLIIWLMVVISRLSLKAHYPSDILGATSLAIFCFSISQQIFLAI is encoded by the coding sequence ATGCTTATCTATGCTGTTAAAAATTCTCGCCGTTTTAATCTTTACGATCATTGGCTTCATCACAAGCTAGTTCACAAACGAGATGGCTTTAAATGGCAAGTAATTGCATTTTTAAACGATCCAAAATTAATGGTAGTATGGGCAGTTTTATTAGCTAGTTTATTAATTAATGAAGAACGCAATATCACAGCTTTATGGGTACTAGCTACCTTAGGATTCACTGATCTTGTAGGTATTATTTTAAAAAAATCTGTTCATCGACAACGTCCCTACAAACACTCTGCCTTAGAAGATGGATATAGTTTCCCAAGCGGTCACGTTTTAGGGGCAACAACCATGGCTCTTATCTTGCTACAATTGTTTGGGAAAGAACTGGGAAGCGGCTTTACTATTGGATTACTAATTATTTGGTTAATGGTAGTTATTTCTCGACTCAGTCTAAAAGCCCACTATCCTTCTGATATTCTAGGAGCAACTAGCTTAGCAATTTTCTGCTTTAGTATTTCACAACAAATATTTTTAGCAATATGA
- the bsh gene encoding choloylglycine hydrolase, which yields MCTSIIFSPNDHYFGRNFDYEMSFGQQVVVTPRNYEFKFRKMPTITTHYAMVGISAVRDDYPLYFDAANEKGLGMAGLNYAGNAYYPEKEEEGKDNISPFEFIPWILGQCANLDEAKKLIDRIHLVHINFSEKLPLSPLHWLIADKSGKSIVIESDKDGLHVYDNPVGTLTNNPPFPKQLFNLNNYADVSPKMPTNRFSDKVNFDLYSRGLGSHNLPGGMDSESRFVRALFTKSNAPAADNEADNVNNYFHILHAVEQPKGLDEVGPNSFEYTIYSDCTNLEKGLFYYTTYNQRQITEVNMNKEDLEKDDLIIYPIEDKVEFNREN from the coding sequence ATGTGTACTTCAATTATTTTCAGTCCCAATGACCATTATTTCGGCCGTAATTTTGACTACGAAATGTCATTTGGCCAACAAGTAGTAGTTACCCCAAGAAATTATGAATTTAAGTTTCGTAAAATGCCAACTATTACTACACACTATGCTATGGTAGGAATTTCGGCAGTCAGAGATGATTATCCTCTTTACTTTGATGCCGCTAATGAAAAAGGCCTAGGAATGGCCGGTCTTAACTATGCTGGCAATGCTTACTATCCTGAAAAAGAAGAAGAGGGCAAAGACAATATTTCACCATTTGAATTTATTCCTTGGATTTTAGGTCAATGCGCTAATTTAGATGAAGCTAAAAAGCTAATTGATCGTATTCATCTTGTACATATTAACTTTAGTGAAAAATTACCTCTTTCTCCTCTTCACTGGCTCATAGCCGACAAGAGTGGTAAATCAATCGTTATTGAATCTGATAAAGACGGTCTGCATGTTTATGACAACCCAGTTGGAACTTTAACTAATAATCCACCTTTCCCTAAGCAATTATTCAACTTAAACAATTATGCTGATGTTTCACCTAAGATGCCAACTAACAGATTCTCAGATAAAGTTAACTTTGATTTATACAGTCGTGGACTCGGTTCTCACAATTTACCAGGTGGGATGGATTCTGAATCTCGTTTTGTCAGAGCTCTTTTCACTAAATCTAATGCTCCCGCAGCCGATAACGAAGCCGACAACGTCAATAATTACTTCCACATCCTTCATGCTGTTGAACAACCTAAAGGCTTAGATGAAGTTGGCCCTAACAGTTTTGAATATACTATTTATTCTGACTGCACTAACCTTGAAAAAGGACTCTTCTACTACACCACCTATAATCAAAGACAAATTACAGAAGTCAATATGAACAAAGAAGACCTTGAAAAAGATGATTTAATTATTTATCCAATCGAAGACAAAGTTGAATTTAATCGTGAAAACTAA
- a CDS encoding glycoside-pentoside-hexuronide (GPH):cation symporter, which yields MKKRGNAMKKIISRISYSFGAFGNDVFYATLSTYFIVFVTTHLFKSGNSKMIFMITNLIAIIRISEVLIDPFIGNAIDRTVTRWGKFKPWVVLGGVISSIALLLLFTDLGGLNKTNPLMYFILFGIIYLIMDIFYSFKDTGFWSMIPALSLNSSEREKIATFARIGSTIGANIVGVVIMPIVLFFSTSKINPNGDKRGWFWFAFIVAVIGILSALAVGFGTHEVNSKLRETKEKTTLTQVFKILTKNDQLMWLSVAYWFYGLAVNTLNALQLYYFSYILGNPKGYTILYGINTVVGLISVGLFPSLTKKFNRKRLFYLCLTVMLTGIIVFSLASGSLVVSLIGAELFFIPQPLAFLVVLMIISDAVEYGQLKTGHRDEALTLSVRPLVDKLGGAMSNWFVSLVAVMAGMTTGATAQSITSHGRMIFKLCMFGFPALMLVIAGIIFAKKVLLTEEKHAEIVDKLEQIFSKEHADANIKENIQFDLYSPLNGELIDLKDVSDQTFGSLAMGKGFAVKPYSGKIYAPISGVVRTIAPTRHSIAIENEDGVIVLIHIGIGTVQLKGTGFISYVEDGAQVKKGEQILEFWDPVLTKNGIDDTVMVTVVNAKRFNRIDYLVNYGKNVSKLQLVAVLGREINEK from the coding sequence ATCAAGAAAAGAGGAAATGCCATGAAGAAAATTATCTCTCGCATCTCATATTCCTTTGGGGCTTTTGGGAATGATGTGTTTTATGCGACTCTATCAACATATTTTATTGTGTTTGTGACAACGCACTTATTTAAATCTGGTAATAGTAAAATGATTTTTATGATTACTAATTTAATTGCGATTATTAGAATTAGTGAAGTCTTAATAGATCCATTTATTGGAAATGCAATTGATCGAACTGTGACACGTTGGGGGAAGTTTAAGCCTTGGGTAGTCTTAGGAGGAGTAATTAGCTCAATTGCTTTACTATTGCTTTTTACTGATTTAGGTGGTTTAAACAAAACTAATCCACTTATGTATTTCATTTTATTTGGAATAATTTACTTAATAATGGATATTTTTTACTCGTTTAAAGACACGGGATTTTGGTCAATGATTCCAGCCTTATCTTTAAATTCTAGTGAGCGTGAAAAAATAGCTACCTTTGCTAGAATTGGATCAACAATTGGTGCCAATATCGTTGGGGTAGTAATTATGCCGATTGTGTTATTCTTTTCAACAAGTAAAATTAATCCTAATGGTGATAAAAGAGGTTGGTTTTGGTTTGCATTTATCGTTGCAGTAATCGGAATTTTATCTGCTTTAGCCGTTGGATTTGGAACTCATGAGGTAAATTCCAAATTACGCGAAACTAAAGAAAAGACCACGTTAACGCAGGTATTTAAGATTTTAACTAAGAATGATCAGTTAATGTGGCTCTCGGTTGCTTACTGGTTTTATGGTTTAGCGGTCAATACTTTAAACGCATTGCAGCTTTACTATTTTTCGTATATTTTGGGTAATCCAAAAGGTTATACCATCTTGTATGGGATTAATACAGTAGTCGGTTTGATTTCAGTTGGACTTTTTCCAAGTTTAACTAAAAAATTCAATCGCAAGCGTTTATTTTACTTATGTTTAACTGTCATGCTTACTGGAATTATTGTTTTTAGTTTAGCCAGTGGATCCTTAGTGGTGAGTTTAATTGGAGCCGAATTATTCTTTATTCCCCAGCCGTTAGCATTTTTAGTAGTATTAATGATCATTTCCGATGCCGTAGAATATGGTCAATTAAAGACGGGGCATCGTGATGAAGCTTTAACTTTATCCGTTAGACCTTTAGTAGATAAGTTAGGTGGTGCAATGAGTAATTGGTTCGTATCTTTAGTAGCGGTAATGGCAGGAATGACGACTGGTGCGACTGCTCAATCAATTACGAGTCATGGAAGGATGATTTTTAAGCTTTGTATGTTTGGCTTTCCGGCTTTAATGCTTGTAATTGCAGGAATAATTTTTGCTAAAAAGGTGCTTTTAACAGAAGAAAAGCATGCGGAAATTGTCGATAAATTAGAGCAAATTTTTTCTAAAGAACATGCAGATGCAAATATTAAAGAAAATATTCAATTTGACCTATACAGCCCTTTAAATGGAGAGTTAATTGATTTAAAGGATGTCTCTGATCAAACTTTTGGAAGTTTAGCTATGGGGAAGGGCTTTGCTGTGAAGCCGTACAGTGGGAAGATTTATGCTCCAATTTCTGGGGTGGTAAGAACGATTGCTCCTACTCGACATTCGATTGCAATTGAAAACGAAGACGGTGTAATTGTTTTGATCCATATTGGAATAGGAACAGTACAATTAAAAGGGACAGGTTTTATTAGTTATGTTGAAGATGGAGCGCAAGTAAAAAAGGGAGAACAAATTTTAGAGTTCTGGGATCCAGTTCTTACTAAAAATGGCATCGATGATACTGTAATGGTTACAGTAGTGAATGCCAAACGTTTTAATAGAATAGATTATTTAGTAAATTATGGTAAAAATGTAAGTAAATTACAATTAGTAGCAGTTTTAGGACGTGAAATCAATGAAAAGTGA
- a CDS encoding glycoside hydrolase family 2 TIM barrel-domain containing protein, with protein MKSDKANLEWLSDPEVFAVNTLPAHSFHPVYASYDEAKNEKSSLVQSLDGAWRVEYAKNYQESPSDFYKENFDYSDFDYVEVPGNLETQGFGNPQYVNIQYPWDGSEDLHPPMVPKNNPVASYIKKFDLDPSLISKRVSLTFDGAATAIYVWLNGHFIGYSEDSFTPSEFDVTDFIREKDNHLAVAVFKFSSASWLEDQDFWRLSGIFRSVKLKGKKELHLEDLRVNGDVIDDKGNLRIKASLSGNISLKSYIQVSLLNQENKVICSNKRKVTHAINTFSFPQLNIKKWSAEAPHLYQLYVSVISEGRLIEVSKIDVGFRHFEIKDKVMYLNGKRIIFKGVNRHEFNSRFGRSVTKEDMVWDIKNLKRNHINAVRTSHYPNQTYFYELCDKYGIYVIDETNLESHGTWQKVGKEDPKENVPGNNNRWLKNCLFRAENMLRRDFNHPSILMWSCGNESYAGSVIGKMASFFKKNDPSRIVHYEGVFHNRAYDEISDVESRMYARPEEIEEYLTENPQKPYISCEYMHAMGNSVGGLKLYTELEKYPQYQGGFIWDYIDQGLEKKINGHKQLVYGGDFDDRPTDYEFCGDGLVFADRKNSPKMAAVKALYNNVKMKLENRSLTVKNENLFIDTSQYYFKVSILINGEKVWESQSFDLMVKAQECKKFKLSLPRHLDKNKKEVIYQVVQYLKHDELWAKSGYELGRAQYVKDKFIEKYHPQGRPKLINGDYNIGVEGDDFKVLISKDQGHLVSLKYAGQEYLKKQPQFAFWRPLTDNDRGAKMGFEMAKWENAAKYAKLTDIKLKYLTSSVWIKLAYELPFALCDELTITYQIDKKGFINVHAHFPGTQQAERLPEFGLSLVLSKKLDHFTYYGLGPQENYLDRKAGAYFGKYKQTVKNNFTPYLRPQECGNRSQVRYCELLDENGVGIRVQSDHNSFNFSALPYSTEQIEMADHFYELPKSNFTYLKLLANQMGVGGDDSWGAPVHSEYCFPANMQYDLRFTLMPVYKL; from the coding sequence ATGAAAAGTGATAAAGCAAATTTAGAATGGTTAAGTGATCCTGAAGTTTTTGCAGTGAATACGCTTCCTGCACATTCTTTTCATCCTGTATATGCAAGTTACGATGAGGCTAAAAATGAAAAATCTAGTTTGGTTCAAAGCTTAGATGGCGCATGGCGGGTAGAATATGCAAAAAACTATCAAGAAAGTCCTTCTGATTTTTATAAAGAGAATTTCGACTACTCAGATTTTGACTATGTGGAGGTGCCAGGAAATTTAGAAACTCAGGGGTTCGGAAATCCTCAATATGTCAACATTCAGTATCCATGGGATGGATCAGAAGATTTACATCCCCCAATGGTGCCAAAAAATAACCCAGTTGCTTCATATATTAAAAAATTTGATTTAGATCCATCCCTTATTTCAAAAAGGGTAAGTCTTACTTTTGATGGGGCAGCTACGGCTATCTATGTTTGGTTAAATGGTCACTTTATTGGTTACAGTGAGGATTCCTTTACTCCAAGCGAATTTGATGTAACTGATTTTATTCGGGAAAAAGATAATCATTTAGCAGTTGCAGTTTTTAAGTTTTCATCTGCCAGTTGGCTTGAAGACCAAGACTTTTGGCGCTTATCAGGAATTTTTAGAAGCGTGAAGTTGAAAGGGAAAAAGGAGTTACATTTGGAGGATCTTCGAGTGAATGGAGATGTAATTGATGATAAAGGTAATTTACGCATTAAAGCGTCTCTTTCGGGAAATATTTCTTTAAAAAGTTATATTCAGGTATCCTTACTTAATCAAGAAAATAAAGTTATCTGTTCTAATAAACGTAAAGTGACGCATGCCATCAATACTTTCAGTTTTCCGCAGCTTAATATTAAAAAATGGAGTGCCGAAGCTCCGCATTTATACCAATTATATGTCAGCGTAATTAGTGAAGGTCGCTTAATTGAAGTTTCAAAAATTGATGTCGGTTTTCGTCATTTTGAAATTAAAGACAAAGTGATGTACTTAAACGGAAAAAGAATCATCTTTAAAGGTGTCAATCGCCATGAATTTAATTCTAGATTTGGTCGTAGCGTGACTAAAGAAGATATGGTGTGGGATATTAAAAATCTAAAGCGAAATCATATTAATGCTGTCAGAACATCACACTATCCTAATCAAACTTATTTTTATGAGTTATGTGATAAGTATGGGATCTATGTTATTGATGAAACAAATTTGGAAAGCCATGGGACTTGGCAAAAGGTGGGTAAAGAAGATCCTAAAGAGAACGTCCCAGGGAACAATAATCGATGGCTAAAAAACTGTTTGTTTAGAGCTGAAAATATGCTTCGGCGTGATTTTAACCATCCAAGTATTTTAATGTGGTCTTGTGGTAATGAATCTTATGCTGGTAGCGTAATTGGAAAGATGGCCAGTTTCTTTAAGAAAAATGATCCTAGTCGTATTGTTCACTATGAAGGAGTATTTCACAATCGAGCTTATGATGAAATTTCAGATGTAGAAAGTCGAATGTACGCAAGGCCGGAAGAGATTGAAGAATACTTAACTGAAAATCCCCAGAAGCCTTACATCTCTTGTGAGTACATGCATGCTATGGGTAATTCGGTTGGAGGATTGAAATTATATACAGAACTTGAAAAATATCCTCAATATCAAGGTGGCTTTATTTGGGACTATATTGATCAAGGTCTTGAAAAGAAAATTAATGGACATAAACAGCTCGTTTATGGAGGAGACTTCGATGATCGACCAACTGATTATGAATTTTGTGGAGATGGGTTAGTTTTTGCTGATCGAAAAAATTCTCCTAAAATGGCTGCGGTTAAGGCGCTATATAATAATGTCAAAATGAAACTTGAAAATCGAAGCTTAACAGTTAAAAATGAGAACTTATTCATTGATACTAGTCAATATTACTTTAAAGTCAGCATTTTAATAAATGGTGAAAAAGTTTGGGAAAGTCAATCATTTGATTTAATGGTTAAAGCTCAAGAGTGTAAAAAATTCAAATTATCTTTACCACGCCATCTTGATAAAAATAAGAAAGAGGTTATTTATCAAGTAGTTCAATATTTAAAACATGATGAACTCTGGGCAAAGAGTGGTTATGAATTGGGCCGCGCCCAATATGTTAAGGATAAATTTATTGAAAAGTATCATCCTCAAGGCAGACCTAAATTGATTAATGGTGACTATAATATTGGTGTTGAAGGCGATGATTTCAAGGTCCTTATTTCTAAAGATCAAGGACATCTAGTTTCTTTAAAATATGCCGGTCAAGAATATCTTAAAAAGCAGCCACAATTTGCTTTTTGGCGTCCTTTAACTGACAATGATCGTGGTGCAAAAATGGGCTTTGAAATGGCTAAATGGGAAAATGCGGCTAAGTATGCGAAGCTCACGGATATAAAGCTTAAGTATTTAACCAGCAGTGTCTGGATTAAATTAGCCTATGAATTGCCGTTTGCCTTGTGTGATGAGTTAACGATTACTTATCAGATTGATAAAAAAGGATTTATCAATGTGCATGCTCATTTTCCAGGAACTCAGCAAGCTGAAAGATTACCTGAATTTGGCTTAAGTTTAGTTTTAAGTAAAAAGTTGGATCATTTTACTTATTATGGTTTAGGTCCTCAAGAGAATTACTTGGATCGGAAGGCGGGAGCCTATTTTGGTAAATATAAGCAAACTGTAAAAAATAATTTTACCCCATATCTTAGACCGCAAGAATGTGGTAATCGCAGCCAGGTTCGTTATTGTGAATTGTTGGATGAAAATGGGGTAGGAATTAGGGTTCAAAGTGATCATAATAGTTTTAATTTTTCAGCATTACCATATTCAACGGAACAAATTGAAATGGCAGACCATTTTTATGAATTACCAAAATCGAACTTTACATATTTAAAATTACTTGCAAATCAAATGGGCGTGGGTGGCGATGACTCTTGGGGTGCACCAGTGCATTCAGAGTATTGCTTCCCTGCTAATATGCAATATGATCTTCGCTTTACACTAATGCCAGTTTATAAGTTATAA
- a CDS encoding LacI family DNA-binding transcriptional regulator — MATIKEIATKAKVSPATVSRVLNYDKSLSVNDTTRKRIFEIAEELHYNKKNSKTRKAKLKTIAITLWCNQYQEIKDLYYYSIRSGIEDQAKRLGYQTHIYYEQDSLDDLDKNVGVIVIGKAQYSKERLNEIERIQKPTVFIDADTLAEGQCCVVSDFHSSVQEVINHFLNHGQKDIGMLAGDLADIYDKNNLIDFRFKDYKRYMTKLNLFDLDNVYVGKFTPDSGYEAIKNAISQRKKIPKGLVVANDAMAIGALKALRENKIRVPEDVSVISFNDTTAAEFANPSLSSVHVDTHEMGRAGMKVLADLLNDGLKVCYKVVLKTQLIFRESSIN, encoded by the coding sequence ATGGCAACAATTAAGGAAATAGCGACCAAGGCAAAAGTATCACCAGCAACCGTATCACGGGTGCTTAATTATGATAAGAGTTTGTCAGTCAACGATACTACTAGAAAAAGGATTTTTGAGATTGCGGAGGAACTCCACTACAATAAGAAAAATTCTAAAACTCGAAAAGCTAAACTTAAGACGATTGCTATAACTCTATGGTGTAATCAATATCAAGAAATTAAAGACCTTTATTATTATTCAATTCGAAGTGGGATCGAGGATCAAGCTAAGCGACTAGGTTATCAAACTCATATTTATTATGAGCAAGACTCTCTTGATGATCTGGATAAAAATGTTGGCGTAATCGTAATCGGTAAAGCCCAGTACTCCAAGGAAAGATTAAATGAAATCGAAAGAATTCAAAAACCTACCGTATTTATCGATGCCGACACCTTAGCTGAGGGGCAGTGCTGTGTTGTATCAGATTTTCATTCGTCCGTTCAGGAAGTGATCAATCACTTTTTAAATCATGGCCAAAAAGATATTGGAATGCTCGCTGGCGACTTAGCAGATATTTATGATAAAAATAATCTCATTGATTTCCGTTTTAAAGATTATAAAAGGTATATGACAAAGCTTAACCTGTTTGATCTTGATAATGTTTATGTAGGAAAATTTACCCCCGACTCAGGTTATGAAGCTATAAAAAATGCGATTAGCCAGCGTAAGAAAATCCCTAAGGGATTAGTTGTTGCCAATGATGCAATGGCGATAGGAGCTTTAAAAGCCTTACGCGAAAATAAAATTAGAGTGCCAGAAGATGTGAGTGTGATTTCTTTTAATGATACAACAGCAGCAGAGTTTGCAAATCCATCTTTAAGTAGTGTACATGTGGACACGCACGAGATGGGTAGAGCCGGTATGAAGGTCTTAGCCGACCTTTTAAACGACGGATTGAAGGTATGTTATAAGGTAGTATTAAAAACCCAGTTGATTTTTAGAGAAAGTAGTATCAATTAA
- a CDS encoding amino acid permease, whose product MKQKNTAPQLKRTMTAGQMEMISLGGAIGVGLFMGSTSTIKWTGPSVLLAYMFVGLILYIVMRALGEMLYINPGTGSFADYATEYVHPLAGYLAEWANVFEYIVVGMSEVVAATEYLKYWWPNISVLWSGIIIIAFLLLANLASAKAYASLEFWFAMIKVVTIILMIILGFIVIFFGIGNGGKPTGFSNLWSHGGFFTGGVKGFFFSMSIIVGSYEGIELLGISAGEVANPQKAIVKSVKSVLLRILIFYVGAIFVIVTIYPWDKLDSLGSPFVTTFAKVGITAAASIINFVVLTAALSGANSGIYSSSRMLFKLSHDGDAPKTFKHISKRIVPDRAIMGISGGIFIGFILNVIASQFNHSASDLFVVVFSSSVLPGMIPWFVILLAELKFRSNNAETMENHPFKLPLYPFSNYFAFVMLLVIVLFMFINPDTRISVTVGLLVLVVATIVYLVRHRKENTKS is encoded by the coding sequence ATGAAACAGAAGAACACAGCACCGCAATTGAAAAGAACGATGACTGCGGGCCAGATGGAAATGATTTCGCTTGGAGGGGCCATTGGTGTTGGACTTTTTATGGGGTCTACCTCAACGATTAAATGGACAGGTCCCTCAGTATTATTAGCTTACATGTTTGTAGGATTGATTTTGTATATTGTCATGCGAGCTTTGGGAGAAATGCTATACATTAATCCGGGAACAGGTTCGTTTGCTGATTATGCAACAGAGTATGTTCATCCATTGGCGGGATATTTGGCCGAATGGGCTAACGTCTTTGAATATATTGTTGTTGGAATGTCCGAAGTGGTAGCAGCTACGGAGTATTTGAAGTATTGGTGGCCGAATATCAGTGTTTTATGGAGTGGAATTATAATTATTGCCTTTCTGCTCTTAGCTAACTTAGCCAGTGCTAAAGCATACGCTTCACTAGAATTTTGGTTTGCGATGATTAAAGTTGTTACTATTATCTTGATGATTATCCTTGGATTTATCGTGATCTTTTTTGGGATAGGAAATGGCGGAAAACCAACTGGATTTAGTAATTTGTGGTCCCATGGAGGATTTTTTACCGGAGGAGTTAAAGGATTCTTCTTCTCCATGTCAATTATTGTAGGTTCTTATGAAGGGATTGAACTTTTAGGAATTTCTGCTGGGGAAGTTGCCAATCCTCAAAAAGCCATTGTAAAGAGTGTAAAATCAGTTTTACTTCGAATTTTGATCTTTTATGTAGGAGCAATTTTTGTAATTGTTACTATTTATCCATGGGATAAGCTTGATAGTTTAGGTTCTCCATTTGTAACTACTTTTGCTAAAGTAGGAATTACAGCAGCGGCTTCAATTATTAACTTTGTTGTTTTAACAGCGGCACTTTCAGGAGCCAATTCCGGAATTTATTCTTCAAGTAGAATGCTCTTTAAACTATCTCATGATGGGGATGCACCGAAGACTTTTAAGCATATTTCTAAGAGAATTGTTCCTGATCGAGCAATTATGGGGATTTCAGGAGGAATCTTTATTGGGTTTATTTTGAATGTAATAGCTTCACAGTTTAATCATTCAGCTTCTGATTTATTTGTAGTTGTCTTCAGTTCATCTGTTCTCCCAGGAATGATTCCTTGGTTTGTAATTTTATTAGCTGAGTTGAAATTTAGAAGCAACAACGCAGAAACAATGGAAAATCATCCATTTAAATTGCCACTTTATCCATTTTCTAACTACTTTGCTTTTGTAATGCTATTAGTAATTGTTTTATTCATGTTTATCAATCCTGATACCCGAATTTCCGTTACTGTGGGATTATTAGTATTGGTAGTGGCAACTATTGTGTACTTAGTTCGTCATCGCAAGGAAAACACAAAATCTTGA